One Myripristis murdjan chromosome 17, fMyrMur1.1, whole genome shotgun sequence DNA segment encodes these proteins:
- the LOC115375138 gene encoding uncharacterized protein LOC115375138: MHRGRVALETETAQLLPVPPFPVEQELEPGCLRTHSPTLSRDPLCYTRSATEPSTRSRGVSRRRLMSSVRRVSHSSRRAKRRLCCKLQLWMWRKRRRANCHFWIFKAKKQEKGTCAISSSPCFSFKTKSQKYKCKVKKHHLQSEDKLQGSKSLLAAECESHGSHDRLDKENCLSKPVGLSEICTTANLLHSLAQRRGEGSSVRLDELPDPREQCCTAKPLQGQSTGSGVCVEITDKLPKKMMSSQRCGGLKLCEPVGPSERCAAVIPPQEQAAGRESCVSIAGEKMLSETVSSQSRQQTDVSQKALEKDIHEFLDDFFRIYGSFIPLQKSDVLKHLKRKFNIDLDKRKNLIFAEVTKYQAKIVVKPAPSFCVVYKKHTLTLDDLSTLANQNWLNDQVMNMYGELITESAHHKVHFLNSFFHRQLVTKGYEGVKRWTKKVDLFSKSLLLVPIHLEVHWCLVTADTVKKKICLYDSQGNVLQKVAKNILKYLMIEARERQQAAFENGWTLSFCEGIPQQTNENDCGVFVLEYCRCLALEKPLQFSQRDIPSIRKRIYKELCDCKLYE; the protein is encoded by the exons ATGCACCGGGGAAGAGTTGCACTTGAAACGGAAACAGCACAGCTATTGCCGGTCCCTCCTTTTCCAGTGGAGCAGGAGCTTGAACCTGGATGCCTGAGGACGCACAGCCCCACACTCTCACGTGACCCACTGTGCTACACTCGGTCGGCCACAGAGCCGTCAACACGCAGCAGaggagtcagcaggaggagGCTCATGTCTTCTGTTCGGAGGGTTTCCCATTCCTCTCGGCGAGCCAAGAGGCGCTTGTGTTGTAAACTACAGCTCTggatgtggaggaagaggaggagagcgaaTTGTCATTTCTGGATATTCAAagccaaaaaacaagaaaaaggaaCTTGTGCGATCAGTTCCAGCCCCTGCTTCAGTTTCAAAACAAAGTCACAGAAGTATAAATGTAAAGTTAAGAAGCACCACCTGCAGAGTGAAGACAAGTTACAAGGAAGTAAATCACTTTTAGCTGCTGAATGTGAATCTCATGGCTCACACGACAGGCTCGACAAGGAGAACTGCCTGAGTAAACCTGTTGGCCTATCAGAGATATGTACCACTGCTAACTTGCTGCACAGCCTGGCACAGAGACGTGGAGAAGGAAGCTCCGTCCGGCTGGATGAACTTCCTGACCCACGGGAACAGTGTTGCACTGCCAAACCTCTGCAGGGCCAGAGTACAGGCAGCGGCGTATGTGTGGAAATCACAGATAAGCTACCAAAGAAAATGATGTCATCTCAAAGGTGTGGTGGCCTGAAGCTGTGTGAACCTGTTGGCCCTTCTGAACGATGTGCCGCTGTCATTCCGCCTCAGGAGCAGGCCGCTGGCAGAGAGAGTTGTGTCAGCATCGCCGGTGAAAAGATGCTAAGTGAGACAGTGTCCTCTCAAAGCCGGCAGCAAACAGACGTCAGCCAGAAAGCACTGGAAAAGGATATCCACG AATTCCTAGATGACTTCTTTAGAATATACGGCAGCTTCATTCCGCTGCAAAAGAGCGATGTGTTGAAACACTTGAAGAGGAAGTTTAACATTGACCTTGACAAGAG GAAAAATTTGATCTTTGCAGAGGTTACAAAATATCAAGCCAAGATAGTTGTGAAACCTGCGCCCTCCTTCTGTGTGGTctacaagaaacacacactgacactggaCGACCTGTCCACACTGGCCAATCAGAACTGGCTCAACGACCAG gTCATGAACATGTACGGAGAATTGATCACTGAATCTGCCCATCATAAG GTCCATTTTCTCAACAGCTTCTTCCACCGGCAGCTTGTGACCAAAGGATATGAGGGAGTTAAGAGGTGGACAAAGAAG GTGGATTTGTTCTCTAAGAGCCTGCTGTTGGTGCCCATACACTTGGAGGTTCACTGGTGTCTGGTGACTGCTGACACTGTCAAAAAGAAGATCTGCCTGTACGACTCCCAAGGCAACGTGCTGCAGAAGGTGGCAAAG AACATCCTGAAATACTTGATGATAGAGGCAAGAGAGAGGCAGCAAGCAGCGTTTGAGAACGGCTGGACGTTGTCATTCTGTGAG GGAATTCCACAACAGACCAATGAAAATGACTGTGGAGTTTTTGTTTTGGAG TACTGCAGGTGCCTTGCCTTGGAGAAGCCGCTCCAGTTCTCACAGAGGGACATACCATCTATACGGAAGAGGATCTACAAAGAGCTGTGTGACTGTAAGCTCTATGAATAA
- the LOC115375137 gene encoding protein crumbs homolog 1-like, whose translation MIRFSVNIWILWLLYAGTFSDEDVNGCEQQPCQNGGICESQNGGFRCLCSEQSQNGRLYGGETCTVALLGCDDNQCENGGICSPLLVNAQHTYRCICLPGFTGPKCQISTVFSFETSGYMYIETQLLDPEAPLNVTFSFRTGSAVGTLCQRRVDDLLLSVELMDGHLRLRSLTGQGSLTLVQELPEDMSNNKWHTVEASLGGVVSLIRLLCTEGDCNRDTGTEIQLLEQASDLPEPGSVRQSLFIGAVRGESLGLGKEVDDADYPTAFLGCFRDVFVDSHLVVPVARPAESDAQANITVGCSNKDKCDDNPCQNRGRCVSQGWRSYMCECHRPYEGADCAEEYITARFGNKGLESYAVFSLDDHPGDTVVVSMFIRTRQSSGLLLVLANSTGQYLRLWLEGGRVKVQVNNFETLVGRGLVNDGHFHLVTVKMEGGATTLFQSAQNQGSIRIRHVQAHPGDLVYVGGLPNPRASASFGGYFKGCVQDLRINSKRLQFYPIPTSVASYSLDSLINITQGCSSDNACTVNPCLNGGVCYSMWDDFICNCPPNTAGQRCEEVKWCELSPCPSTAVCQPRSQGFECLSNVTLGSDSSILSYRGNGKIKRSLSSVFLSLRTRQPDAMLLHGQKASDYLTISLQDSHLLMEVKAEDSPKLTIQTPGPICDGEWHTIELSMKNQNLQRSRWIMVLDGGKEGFHMSDVTAGNLDFLKEEVDIVLGGLGLDAGGNLIGCLGPVEIGGLLLPFHGDTELNLPRPQEEQFVRINDNVAPRYGCWGASVCTPNPCQNRGVCEDLFDLYHCTCPSRWAGPRCQDPADTCASSPCVHGNCNIIPGGYKCACEAGYTGARCEVEVDMCAGSNCSKGSTCLRGIQSYACLCPQNLTGQYCDVKIPEIPWYIETLPFPTLPVSLCRGTRWNYSCFNGGSCSDVDNTCHCLPGFAGQWCERDVDECASEPCMNGGFCINYINSFECMCDLNYSGKHCQIDISDFYLYLFLGLWQNLFQLVSYLVIRLDDGPEIEWGFHIDD comes from the exons ATGATTAGATTCAGTGTGAATATCTGGATTTTATGGTTGCTTTATGCAG GTACTTTCTCGGATGAGGACGTTAATGGATGTGAACAGCAGCCATGCCAAAATGGTGGCATATGTGAAAGCCAAAATGGTGGTTTCAGATGCCTTTGCTCTGAACAGAGCCAAAATGGGCGCCTGTATGGTGGGGAAACCTGCACGGTGGCACTTTTGGGCTGTGATGACAACCAGTGTGAGAATGGAGGAATATGCTCACCCCTGCTTGTAAATGCTCAGCACACTTACAGGTGCATCTGCCTTCCTGGCTTCACAGGCCCAAAATGTCAGATCTCCACCGTTTTCTCATTTGAGACCAGTGGTTATATGTACATAGAGACCCAGCTTCTGGACCCAGAGGCACCGCTGAATGTTACGTTCAGTTTCAGGACAGGGTCGGCAGTTGGCACCCTGTGTCAGCGCAGAGTGGATGACCTGCTCCTCAGCGTCGAACTGATGGACGGGCACCTCCGCCTGCGCAGCCTCACAGGCCAGGGGTCTCTCACACTGGTCCAGGAGCTGCCAGAAGACATGTCCAACAACAAGTGGCACACAGTGGAAGCATCCCTGGGTGGCGTGGTCAGCCTCATCAGGCTGCTCTGCACTGAAGGAGACTGCAACAGGGACACTGGCACAGAGATCCAGTTGCTTGAGCAAGCCTCTGATCTCCCCGAGCCAGGGTCAGTCCGCCAGAGTCTGTTCATAGGAGCAGTGAGGGGGGAGAGCTTGGGTTTGGGCAAAGAAGTGGATGATGCAGACTACCCCACTGCTTTTCTTGGGTGCTTTCGGGATGTGTTTGTGGACTCACATCTGGTGGTGCCCGTGGCGAGGCCAGCAGAGTCAGATGCCCAGGCAAACATCACTGTGGGATGCAGCAACAAAGACAAGTGTGATGACAACCCATGTCAGAACCGGGGCCGCTGCGTGAGCCAAGGCTGGAGGAGCTACATGTGTGAGTGCCATAGACCATATGAGGGAGCCGACTGTGCAGAGG AGTACATCACCGCCAGGTTTGGAAACAAAGGCTTGGAGAGTTATGCTGTCTTCTCATTAGATGATCATCCAGGGGACACTGTGGTTGTGTCCATGTTCATCCGCACAAGACAGTCCAGCGGCCTGCTCCTCGTCCTGGCCAACAGCACCGGCCAGTACCTTCGCCTTTGGCTGGAGGGGGGCAGGGTCAAAGTTCAGGTCAACAACTTTGAGACCCTGGTTGGTCGTGGTTTGGTTAACGATGGTCATTTTCATCTGGTGACTGTCAAGATGGAAGGTGGGGCTACCACCTTGTTCCAGTCGGCCCAGAACCAGGGCTCCATCCGCATTAGGCATGTCCAAGCCCATCCTGGGGACCTCGTCTATGTCGGGGGGCTGCCAAACCCGAGGGCCTCCGCCTCATTTGGTGGCTACTTCAAGGGATGTGTGCAGGACCTGAGGATCAACAGCAAGCGGCTGCAGTTCTACCCCATACCGACCTCAGTGGCATCCTACAGCCTGGACAGCCTCATCAACATCACACAAGGATGCAGCAGTGACAACGCCTGCACT GTGAACCCATGCCTCAATGGAGGAGTGTGTTACTCCATGTGGGACGACTTCATCTGTAACTGCCCCCCCAACACCGCCGGGCAGCGCTGTGAGGAGGTGAAATGGTGTGAGCTGTCTCCCTGCCCCTCCACCGCAGTCTGCCAGCCACGCTCTCAGGGTtttgagt GTTTGTCTAATGTGACTCTTGGGAGTGATAGCAGCATTTTGTCCTACCGTGGCAATGGGAAGATCAAGCGCAGCCTCAGCAGTGTCTTCCTCAGCCTCCGGACCAGACAGCCTGATGCCATGCTACTGCACGGACAGAAGGCCTCTGACTACCTCACCATCTCCCTCCAGGACTCCCATCTGCTCATGGAGGTCAAGGCCGAGGATTCCCCAAAGCTGACCATCCAAACTCCAGGCCCGATCTGTGATGGGGAGTGGCACACAATTGAACTGAGTATGAAGAACCAGAACCTCCAGCGGTCCAGGTGGATCATGGTTCTGGATGGAGGCAAAGAGGGTTTCCACATGTCAGACGTCACTGCTGGGAATCTGGATTTTCTTAAGGAGGAAGTAGATATCGTCTTGGGTGGACTGGGGCTTGACGCTGGAGGGAACTTGATCGGGTGTCTTGGCCCTGTGGAGATCGGAGGGCTCCTTCTTCCTTTCCACGGGGACACAGAGCTGAACCTCCCCAGACCCCAGGAGGAGCAATTTGTGAGGATAAACGACAACGTCGCTCCACGATATGGCTGCTGGGGGGCCAGCGTGTGCACACCCAACCCCTGTCAGAaccggggtgtgtgtgaggacctGTTTGACCTGTATCACTGCACGTGTCCCTCCAGGTGGGCCGGGCCGCGGTGCCAAGACCCAGCGGACACCTGTGCCTCCAGCCCCTGTGTCCATGGCAACTGCAACATCATACCTGGAGGATACAAGTGTGCATGCGAGGCGGGGTACACTGGCGCCCGCTGCGAGGTGGAGGTGGATATGTGTGCAGGCAGCAATTGCAGCAAGGGCTCTACATGCCTCAGAGGCATTCAGAGCTACGCATGCCTCTGCCCTCAGAACTTGACGGGCCAGTATTGCGA TGTGAAAATTCCTGAAATCCCGTGGTACATTGAGACACTTCC atttccTACACTGCCTGTATCTCTGTGCCGGGGAACAAGATGGAACTACAGCTGCTTCAATGGAGGAAGCTGCTCTGACGTGGACAACACCTGTCACTGCCTGCCTGGCTTTGCAGGACAGTG GTGTGAGAGGGATGTGGACGAATGTGCCTCCGAGCCCTGTATGAACGGGGGCTTCTGTATCAACTACATAAACAGCTTTGAGTGTATGTGCGATTTAAATTACTCAGGCAAACACTGCCAAATAGACATCAGCGACTTCTACTTGTACCTCTTCTTGGGCCTGTGGCAGAACCTGTTCCAGCTGGTGTCCTACCTCGTCATACGCCTCGACGATGGCCCAGAAATTGAGTGGGGATTCCACATCGATGATTAG
- the ahsg2 gene encoding alpha-2-HS-glycoprotein 2, translating into MNLLCVTVVLGLLAGAWAQVMPAVDRPACDSPEAEAAALVAQDYLNAQHKHGYKYALNRIEDIKIISTPAGDVTYVMEVDLLETDCHVLDPTPVANCTVRPKVLTAVEGDCDVVLKNVGGALTVTAFKCKTEESTEDICLGCPTLLPLNDTNALDLVHASLAHYNNNSINATYMLLEVGRLTSQIVSGGPAYKAEFVIVEGNCTNDACEPLNDIMATHGFCTASSSSATVDCKIFPNMMELVDSNNTVAESPMVHTDSLTFKHGLKHHKLTRFHNPELNTLLSAESLESAEVVPVAPAVSVVAGASPASDPSTSVEAPVVVVKRQAPSPEMMGDPAGPPVAPISLVPLCPGKIRFF; encoded by the exons ATGAATCTCCTTTGTGTTACTGTGGTTCTGGGACTCTTAGCGGGGGCATGGGCTCAAGTGATGCCCGCTGTGGACCGACCTGCTTGTGACTCTCCTGAGGCAGAGGCCGCCGCTTTGGTGGCCCAGGATTACCTCAATGCCCAGCACAAACACGGCTACAAGTATGCTCTGAACAGGATTGAGGACATCAAAATTATTTCCACG CCTGCTGGCGATGTAACATATGTCATGGAAGTTGACCTGCTGGAGACAGACTGTCATGTGTTGGATCCCACACCTGTTGCCAACTGCACAGTCAGACCCAAGGTTCTTACG GCAGTAGAGGGAGACTGTGACGTGGTGCTGAAGAACGTTGGTGGAGCTCTGACTGTCACAGCATTCAAGTGTAAAACAGAGG AATCAACAGAGGACATATGCTTAGGCTGCCCTACCCTCCTTCCTCTGAATGACACCAATGCCCTAGACTTGGTCCATGCCTCTCTGGCACACTACAACAACAATTCAATCAATGCGACCTACATGCTTCTGGAGGTTGGAAGGTTAACATCACAG ATTGTGTCTGGTGGGCCCGCTTATAAAGCAGAATTTGTCATAGTTGAGGGTAATTGCACTAACGATGCATGTGAGCCCCTGAATGACATTATGGCT aCACACGGATTTTGCACTGCAAGTAGTTCAAGTGCTACGGTGGACTGCAAGATCTTTCCCAACATG ATGGAGCTTGTAGACAGCAATAACACTGTAGCAGAATCACCAATGGTCCATACAGACAGCCTGACATTCAAGCATGGTCTGAAACACCACAAGCTCACCCGCTTCCATAACCCTGAGCTCAACACCCTCCTATCTGCAGAGTCATTAGAGTCAGCTGAAGTGGTGCCTGTGGCCCCAGCAGTGTCTGTAGTTGCTGGAGCCAGTCCAGCCTCAGACCCCTCAACCAGTGTTGAGGCTCCTGTTGTTGTGGTTAAGAGACAGGCTCCTTCTCCTGAAATGATGGGTGACCCTGCTGGCCCTCCGGTAGCACCCATTTCTCTTGTGCCATTATGCCCAGGGAAGATCAGGTTCTTCTAA